The following coding sequences lie in one Daphnia pulex isolate KAP4 chromosome 1, ASM2113471v1 genomic window:
- the LOC124188955 gene encoding sodium-independent sulfate anion transporter-like isoform X1, whose protein sequence is MSQWCIRPGGPFNPEDPSAIRTEPSPHSRMEAKMYGAGSELSIVSRSTMSTWISDRHFVDEIHKKRRRVCKRWRKTCTRDLLYRRLPFLSWITKYDFSKLLSDANAGMAVSLTAIPQTIGYAAVAGLPAQIGLYSAFMGPLMYIFFGTVREISVGPNSVLALMINSYVSEGGVAYAVILAFLTGVIQLIIGLLNLGFIVDLISAPVISGFCSAAALTAIATQMKGLLGLKFQGSNFLGVWRGVFENLSDINYYDAGLGFLTIFILLIMRKLNCMMNLEVFKGQSCLQNRWISRVLWFLSSSRNASVLIFSCLAAYLLEINGLNQLTLSGDIEPGLPTFKLPPFQIERQVDDDEIQVLNFSDICAEIGAMGIALFPLVSILEQVAIAKTYSHGKSTDATQEIITLGIGNIAGSFVGAMPISASFGRSAVQSSSGVRTPMVNVFSSGVILLALGLLMPAFYYLPKAVLAAVVISSVMFLVEYEEIKPMWKSRRIELLPLVITFLSCLFVNMEFGIILGAGFHLLLLLHLGNKPKISVGEIQAINVIKTSTPESTMLVLGHATRPIPVQQRKSVRELVNTSAIEAKRIRLICDRSLHFPGIETFRSRINEVIHDEGCEKLIIIADLERVLEMDYTSLKVLKCIYADLQKREHTLIFDKANDVIQQHLTTAMDIPVSAFIQITRHNSCF, encoded by the exons ATGTCACAGTGGTGCATAAGGCCAGGAGGACCCTTCAACCCGGAGGACCCTTCTGCCATTCGGACCGAACCATCTCCCCACAGCAGGAT GGAAGCCAAAATGTACGGAGCAGGTTCCGAATTATCCATCGTCAGCCGGAGCACGATGAGCACCTGGATATCAGATCGTCATTTTGTTGATGAAATCCATAAAAAGAGGCGTCGAGTGTGCAAGCGATGGCGGAAAACGTGTACGCGAGATTTGCTTTATCGCCGGTTGCCTTTCTTATCCTGGATCACTAAATATGATTTCTCCAAGCTCCTGTCTGACGCCAACGCTGGCATGGCCGTCTCCTTGACGGCCATCCCGCAAACCATCGGCTACGCAGCGGTGGCTGGCCTTCCGGCACAG ATCGGCCTCTATTCGGCTTTTATGGGCCCGTTGATGTACATTTTCTTTGGAACCGTCAGAGAAATATCTGTCGGTCCAAACAGTGTTCTCGCCTTGATGATCAATTCTTACGTCAGCGAGGGCGGAGTCGCCTACGCCGTCATCCTAGCCTTTCTCACTGGCGTTATCCAGTTAATTATTGGATTATTGAATTTAG GTTTTATCGTCGATCTAATATCGGCACCTGTTATTTCGGGATTTTGCTCGGCGGCCGCACTGACCGCCATCGCTACGCAAATGAAAGGGCTCTTGGGACTCAAGTTCCAAGGATCGAATTTCCTCGGCGTGTGGAGAGGAGTGTTTGAAAATCTGTCCGACATCAACTATTATGATGCCGGGTTAGGATTCCTAACAATCTTCATTTTGCTCATAATGCGA AAGCTCAACTGTATGATGAATCTCGAGGTCTTCAAGGGACAGTCTTGTTTACAAAATCGCTGGATTTCCCGGGTGTTGTGGTTCCTTTCATCCAGCCGCAACGCTTCTGTTCTAATATTCAGCTGTCTGGCAGCGTACCTGTTGGAAATAAATGGATTGAATCAATTGACCTTGTCAG GTGATATTGAGCCAGGACTGCCGACATTCAAGTTACCGCCATTTCAAATTGAGCGTCAAGTGGATGACGACGAAAttcaagttttgaatttttcagacATTTGTGCCGAAATAGGAGCCATGGGCATTGCCCTGTTCCCGTTAGTCTCCATCCTGGAGCAAGTGGCCATCGCCAAAACTTATT CTCACGGCAAAAGTACCGATGCCACTCAAGAGATTATCACTCTTGGAATCGGTAACATTGCCGGCTCCTTTGTTGGAGCCATGCCAATATCCGCCAGCTTCGGACGCTCGGCTGTTCAATCGTCGAGTGGTGTACGAACCCCTATGGTCAACGTCTTTTCGA GCGGTGTGATCCTATTGGCCCTTGGCCTTCTCATGCCAGCATTCTATTATCTACCCAAAGCTGTGCTGGCCGCCGTTGTCATCTCATCCGTTATGTTTCTGGTAGAATACGAAGAAATCAAGCCCATGTGGAAATCGAGAA GAATCGAGTTGCTTCCCTTGGTGATTACTTTCCTCAGTTGCCTCTTCGTGAACATGGAGTTTGGCATAATACTGGGGGCTGGCTTTCACCTTTTGCTCCTATTGCACTTGGGAAATAAGCCAAAAATCTCTGTCGGAGAAATTCAGGCCATAAACGTCATCAAAACATCGACGCCGGAATCGACTATG TTGGTGCTTGGTCATGCGACGAGGCCGATCCCGGTCCAACAACGAAAATCTGTCCGTGAATTG GTCAACACTTCTGCCATAGAAGCCAAAAGGATAAGATTAATCTGTGACCGAAGTCTACATTTCCCCGGCATCGAGACGTTCCGGAGTCGCATCAACGAGGTTATCCACGACGAGGGATGCGAGAaactcatcatcatcgccgACTTGGAGCGTGTCCTCGAAATGGACTACACTTCGCTCAAA GTACTTAAATGCATCTACGCGGATCTTCAGAAGAGAGAGCACACACTTATATTCGACAAAGCCAACGACGTCATTCAACAACACCTTACAACGGCTATGGACATTCCCGTTTCGGCCTTTATTCAAATAACCCGTCATAAC AGTTGCTTCTAA
- the LOC124188955 gene encoding sodium-independent sulfate anion transporter-like isoform X2, with translation MSQWCIRPGGPFNPEDPSAIRTEPSPHSRMEAKMYGAGSELSIVSRSTMSTWISDRHFVDEIHKKRRRVCKRWRKTCTRDLLYRRLPFLSWITKYDFSKLLSDANAGMAVSLTAIPQTIGYAAVAGLPAQIGLYSAFMGPLMYIFFGTVREISVGPNSVLALMINSYVSEGGVAYAVILAFLTGVIQLIIGLLNLGFIVDLISAPVISGFCSAAALTAIATQMKGLLGLKFQGSNFLGVWRGVFENLSDINYYDAGLGFLTIFILLIMRKLNCMMNLEVFKGQSCLQNRWISRVLWFLSSSRNASVLIFSCLAAYLLEINGLNQLTLSGDIEPGLPTFKLPPFQIERQVDDDEIQVLNFSDICAEIGAMGIALFPLVSILEQVAIAKTYSHGKSTDATQEIITLGIGNIAGSFVGAMPISASFGRSAVQSSSGVRTPMVNVFSSGVILLALGLLMPAFYYLPKAVLAAVVISSVMFLVEYEEIKPMWKSRRIELLPLVITFLSCLFVNMEFGIILGAGFHLLLLLHLGNKPKISVGEIQAINVIKTSTPESTMVNTSAIEAKRIRLICDRSLHFPGIETFRSRINEVIHDEGCEKLIIIADLERVLEMDYTSLKVLKCIYADLQKREHTLIFDKANDVIQQHLTTAMDIPVSAFIQITRHNVTV, from the exons ATGTCACAGTGGTGCATAAGGCCAGGAGGACCCTTCAACCCGGAGGACCCTTCTGCCATTCGGACCGAACCATCTCCCCACAGCAGGAT GGAAGCCAAAATGTACGGAGCAGGTTCCGAATTATCCATCGTCAGCCGGAGCACGATGAGCACCTGGATATCAGATCGTCATTTTGTTGATGAAATCCATAAAAAGAGGCGTCGAGTGTGCAAGCGATGGCGGAAAACGTGTACGCGAGATTTGCTTTATCGCCGGTTGCCTTTCTTATCCTGGATCACTAAATATGATTTCTCCAAGCTCCTGTCTGACGCCAACGCTGGCATGGCCGTCTCCTTGACGGCCATCCCGCAAACCATCGGCTACGCAGCGGTGGCTGGCCTTCCGGCACAG ATCGGCCTCTATTCGGCTTTTATGGGCCCGTTGATGTACATTTTCTTTGGAACCGTCAGAGAAATATCTGTCGGTCCAAACAGTGTTCTCGCCTTGATGATCAATTCTTACGTCAGCGAGGGCGGAGTCGCCTACGCCGTCATCCTAGCCTTTCTCACTGGCGTTATCCAGTTAATTATTGGATTATTGAATTTAG GTTTTATCGTCGATCTAATATCGGCACCTGTTATTTCGGGATTTTGCTCGGCGGCCGCACTGACCGCCATCGCTACGCAAATGAAAGGGCTCTTGGGACTCAAGTTCCAAGGATCGAATTTCCTCGGCGTGTGGAGAGGAGTGTTTGAAAATCTGTCCGACATCAACTATTATGATGCCGGGTTAGGATTCCTAACAATCTTCATTTTGCTCATAATGCGA AAGCTCAACTGTATGATGAATCTCGAGGTCTTCAAGGGACAGTCTTGTTTACAAAATCGCTGGATTTCCCGGGTGTTGTGGTTCCTTTCATCCAGCCGCAACGCTTCTGTTCTAATATTCAGCTGTCTGGCAGCGTACCTGTTGGAAATAAATGGATTGAATCAATTGACCTTGTCAG GTGATATTGAGCCAGGACTGCCGACATTCAAGTTACCGCCATTTCAAATTGAGCGTCAAGTGGATGACGACGAAAttcaagttttgaatttttcagacATTTGTGCCGAAATAGGAGCCATGGGCATTGCCCTGTTCCCGTTAGTCTCCATCCTGGAGCAAGTGGCCATCGCCAAAACTTATT CTCACGGCAAAAGTACCGATGCCACTCAAGAGATTATCACTCTTGGAATCGGTAACATTGCCGGCTCCTTTGTTGGAGCCATGCCAATATCCGCCAGCTTCGGACGCTCGGCTGTTCAATCGTCGAGTGGTGTACGAACCCCTATGGTCAACGTCTTTTCGA GCGGTGTGATCCTATTGGCCCTTGGCCTTCTCATGCCAGCATTCTATTATCTACCCAAAGCTGTGCTGGCCGCCGTTGTCATCTCATCCGTTATGTTTCTGGTAGAATACGAAGAAATCAAGCCCATGTGGAAATCGAGAA GAATCGAGTTGCTTCCCTTGGTGATTACTTTCCTCAGTTGCCTCTTCGTGAACATGGAGTTTGGCATAATACTGGGGGCTGGCTTTCACCTTTTGCTCCTATTGCACTTGGGAAATAAGCCAAAAATCTCTGTCGGAGAAATTCAGGCCATAAACGTCATCAAAACATCGACGCCGGAATCGACTATG GTCAACACTTCTGCCATAGAAGCCAAAAGGATAAGATTAATCTGTGACCGAAGTCTACATTTCCCCGGCATCGAGACGTTCCGGAGTCGCATCAACGAGGTTATCCACGACGAGGGATGCGAGAaactcatcatcatcgccgACTTGGAGCGTGTCCTCGAAATGGACTACACTTCGCTCAAA GTACTTAAATGCATCTACGCGGATCTTCAGAAGAGAGAGCACACACTTATATTCGACAAAGCCAACGACGTCATTCAACAACACCTTACAACGGCTATGGACATTCCCGTTTCGGCCTTTATTCAAATAACCCGTCATAACGTAACCGTATAg